The Rhododendron vialii isolate Sample 1 chromosome 6a, ASM3025357v1 genome includes a window with the following:
- the LOC131331336 gene encoding uncharacterized protein LOC131331336, with protein MAVSRLWTTSSGHFRPSYTSYLKRFMNNDFPDASIEEWHIEAKIKKWRRTCFIIVNLLDRPGFEWDASQNMVVAEDDVWDAFIQVNKQAREARDVQFPLFEDWRVCFISPPEEPEE; from the exons ATGGCGGTGTCCCGATTGTGGACCACCAGCAGTGGACACTTTCGTCCAAGTTACACGAGCTACTTGAAACGTTTCATGAACAATGATTTTCCCGATGCTAGCATTGAGGAATGGCATATTGAAGCGAAGATAAAGAAGTGGCGCCGTACTTGCTTCATCATTGTCAACCTACTTGATCGTCCCGGGTTTGAATGGGATGCAAGTCAAAACATGGTGGTGGCTGAAGACGATGTTTGGGATGCATTCATTCAA GTTAACAAACAAGCTAGGGAGGCAAGAGATGTTCAATTTCCACTGTTTGAAGATTGGCGTGTTTGCTTCATTTCTCCTCCCGAAGAGCCCGAGGAGTAG
- the LOC131328362 gene encoding uncharacterized protein LOC131328362, producing MDNQQVHVPTTKSSKTRRVWRKSEEDALIKIMVTEMCDKWKAENGFKPGFFTLVEKEMDKVMPESKIKASPHIDSKVKYWRKTYAKLTDILKLSGFGWDHVNKRIEVDDEVWKIYEEAYPQKAKEVGGKRFPYFEDWEFLFGKDRANGEGAEVPSEMARPPQNENDSPNEQIEENEDCYYPYFGEEFHRNPISGVTGMSNEIPFGSTPPLSTPPASTPPSSTTPVSTTSNSARRTSLPTSTPRTSTPPANSGTQRGKKRTRMADMGSLAASMEVWLEKSDSHMEKMTDAMGYSNKLSARRTQVPLELEKLDLTNTQRFRLGAIICVAEDRLDLFYGIKDHQKQAWVQAVLDGLIFGPV from the exons ATGGATAACCAACAAGTTCATGTGCCTACAACAAAGTCTTCAAAGACGCGTAGGGTTTGGAGGAAATCCGAAGAGGATGCCCTTATCAAAATCATGGTAACTGAAATGTGTGACAAATGGAAGGCggagaatgggttcaaacccggGTTCTTCACCTTAGTTGAGAAAGAGATGGATAAGGTCATGCCGGAGAGTAAAATTAAGGCCTCCCCTCACATTGACTCAAAAGTCAAATATTGGAGAAAAACATATGCCAAATTGACCGACATTCTAAAACTTAGTGGCTTCGGGTGGGACCATGtcaacaaaagaattgaagtGGATGATGAGGTGTGGAAAATCTACGAAGAG GCGTACCCTCAGAAAGCAAAAGAGGTTGGTGGAAAGCGTTTTCCTTACTTTGAAGATTGGGAATTCCTCTTCGGAAAGGATAGGGCCAACGGGGAAGGAGCGGAGGTTCCTTCGGAAATGGCTCGACCGCcacaaaatgaaaatgattCCCCAAATGAACAAATTGAGGAGAATGAGGATTGCTACTATCCTTACTTCGGTGAAGAATTTCATCGCAACCCCATAAGTGGAGTCACGGGGATGTCGAATGAAATTCCTTTCGGATCGACACCTCCACTCTCCACACCTCCGGCGTCCACACCTCCATCCTCCACAACTCCAGTGTCCACGACTTCAAACTCGGCACGTCGTACGTCACTCCCGACATCCACTCCCCGCACCTCCACTCCTCCGGCCAACTCCGGAACGCAAAGGGGGAAGAAGAGGACAAGAATGGCTGATATGGGATCCCTTGCTGCAAGCATGGAGGTATGGCTGGAAAAAAGTGATAGCCATATGGAGAAAATGACGGATGCAATGGGGTATTCTAACAAATTATCCGCTCGCCGCACGCAAGTGCCTCTTGAGCTTGAAAAGCTTGACCTTACCAATACCCAACGATTTAGGTTAGGTGCAATCATATGTGTGGCTGAAGATCGGTTGGACCTATTCTATGGCATCAAAGATCATCAAAAACAAGCGTGGGTTCAGGCCGTCCTAGATGGTCTCATCTTTGGTCCTGTGTAG